From Xenopus tropicalis strain Nigerian chromosome 3, UCB_Xtro_10.0, whole genome shotgun sequence, the proteins below share one genomic window:
- the LOC100491764 gene encoding E3 ubiquitin/ISG15 ligase TRIM25: MELAALMQELKCSICQDFFRTPVTLPCGHSFCHECIQLTWRRQESSTPFCPECRETFPMNLKLNNNSKMGNMVERLTSQPTQTEVSKDICSYCVGKPNTDVRKICRVCEAFLCDIHLKSHCKTPDHVLMDPITSLHRRKCNVHQKSLEYSCLVDCTYICPSCIIFGEHRQHAVTLVTNISEQQRDDLKCVVDQLTLMEKKMQKISQQARRHRKYTKAKSVSRNNKVKKMFSEIRTQLKMVELQVIGEITRQNKEDADRVSNLIKKLNQRKSVISQKIAGIEGLRNNSDPMAIQENKSRELNSATASLCDITDLQGLKGLDDVLVMVNLQSALHRFQNEVTKIQQENGLWGHVASHRLMDISKFAGKSISEGLFNAFRLDPGERQHQSFRLHQVVGSNAMSSGRHYWEVEIDDLQCWGLGVSYDRIITDDESLLGFNSYSWCLYKPMSGDVHAAHNCEEPLVPMDSPVAGIGVYLDYEEGRISFFQLSSSIRLLHTFSTTFQNPLHAVYYVAVDNEQK, from the coding sequence ATGGAACTTGCTGCACTGATGCAGGAGCTCAAGTGCTCAATATGCCAAGATTTCTTTAGAACTCCTGTCACACTACCTTGTGGCCATTCCTTCTGCCACGAGTGTATCCAATTAACATGGAGGAGACAGGAGTCTTCAACTCCTTTTTGCCCTGAATGCAGAGAGACATTTCCAATGAACCTGAAACTCAACAACAACTCCAAGATGGGGAACATGGTGGAACGTCTCACTTCTCAACCAACACAGACAGAAGTTAGTAAGGATATCTGTTCTTACTGTGTTGGAAAGCCAAATACTGACGTTAGGAAAATATGCCGGGTATGTGAAGCATTTCTTTGTGATATTCACCTGAAAAGTCACTGTAAGACACCAGACCATGTCCTTATGGACCCCATTACTTCTCTGCATAGAAGAAAGTGCAATGTTCATCAGAAGAGTCTCGAGTATTCCTGCTTAGTGGACTGTACTTACATCTGCCCCTCATGTATCATTTTTGGAGAGCACAGACAACATGCAGTAACTCTTGTAACAAATATATCAGAGCAACAAAGAGATGACCTGAAATGTGTTGTTGACCAGCTCACACTGATGGAGAAAAAGATGCAGAAGATCTCTCAGCAAGCGAGAAGGCACCGAAAATATACCAAAGCCAAGTCAGTGAGTAGAAATAACAAGGTGAAAAAGATGTTTTCTGAAATCAGAACACAACTAAAAATGGTGGAGCTTCAGGTTATTGGTGAGATCACCAGGCAAAATAAAGAAGATGCAGACAGGGTCTCCAACCTCATAAAGAAGCTAAACCAAAGGAAATCAGTCATATCTCAGAAGATTGCTGGGATAGAGGGCCTTCGTAACAATTCTGATCCAATGGCCATCCAGGAGAACAAGAGCCGTGAATTAAACAGTGCTACGGCTTCATTATGTGACATAACAGACCTCCAAGGTCTAAAAGGTCTAGATGATGTGCTTGTTATGGTGAACTTACAGTCCGCTCTACACAGATTCCAAAATGAAGTGACAAAAATCCAGCAGGAAAACGGTCTGTGGGGTCACGTTGCTTCCCATCGGCTGATGGACATTAGTAAGTTTGCGGGAAAGAGCATCTCTGAAGGTTTGTTTAATGCTTTCCGGTTGGATCCAGGGGAAAGGCAACACCAGAGCTTTAGGCTACACCAGGTGGTAGGTTCCAATGCTATGTCTTCAGGAAggcattactgggaagtggagatCGATGATCTTCAATGCTGGGGTCTTGGGGTGTCCTACGATAGAATTATAACAGATGATGAGTCTTTGTTAGGATTTAATTCTTATTCGTGGTGCCTGTATAAACCCATGTCAGGTGATGTTCATGCTGCACACAACTGTGAGGAACCCCTAGTTCCCATGGATTCTCCGGTTGCAGGAATAGGTGTATACCTGGACTATGAGGAGGGACGCATATCGTTCTTTCAGCTTTCTAGCAGTATTAGGCTCCTACACACCTTCTCCACTACCTTCCAAAATCCTCTTCATGCTGTTTATTATGTAGCTGTGGATAACGAGCAAAAGTAA